The bacterium region TGGTGGCCTTGGAGGCGAGGCGGTCGAGTCCGGCTTGGGCCACGTCGGTTGCGGTGACGTCCCAGCCGCGCTCGGCCAGCCAGAGGGAGTCGCCTCCTTCGCCGGCTCCGAGATCTAGGACCCGTCCCGGTGTCATGCGTGCGATCTCGGCGACGAGGGTGCCGTTGGGTGCGCCGCTCCAGACCTCGTCTCCCGAGTAGCGAGCGTTCCACTCAGCTTCAGCAGGCGACCGGCGGCATGCCGTGGCCCGATCTCTCGTGGCGAGGTCGAGTGCCACCATGGCGCCGACGTAGCTGCCGTCCGCCGCGGCCGCGAGAACCTGTTGGCTCGGGTCGGTGAGGTTGCCGGCCGCGTACAAGCCGTCGACAGACGTTTCGCCGGTCGGGTCCGTGGCGACGACGTCAGCCACTCCGATAGGGTGCGGCTCGGCCGTGAGCCCGAGCCCGCTGAATGGCTCGATACGGGGTCGCAGGTAGGTGGTCACCACCACCGCGTCGGCGGCGATGCGACGTCCATCGGTGAGCTCCACTGCCGCGATCGTCTCGTTCGGTCCATTGATGATTCGCCGAACGTTGCCGCGGAGAACATGGGTCCCGCCGACCTCGAACGCGGCCACCTCATCCGTGTCGACTTCGAAGTCGGCGGAGATCACCAGGGTGAATCGGTCGCTGAGATGGGCGAAGAGGCGCGCCGGGTGCAATCCGGCCGGGTGGGTGACGACCTGGACGAGTCCTTGCCCCCGGACCTCGTAGCCGTGGCAGAACGGGCAGTGAATGACCGTCTTGCCCCAGTGGCGGGCGATTCCCTCGATCGCCGGAAGCTCATCGGCCACGCCGGTCGCGGCGACGACCCGGCGGGCGCGGACCGTCACGCCACCGGCGTCGAGCCCGAACCCATCAGCGTCCCGGTCGACGGCGTCGACGCGGCCGGTGAGGATCTCGCCTCCATAGCGTCGGAGCTCAGCTCTGCCCGCGGCGATGAGCTCC contains the following coding sequences:
- a CDS encoding NAD(P)/FAD-dependent oxidoreductase encodes the protein MSEQQHSPITRRCDVAVVGGSAAGLAAALQIQRQSRSVIVIDSGEPRNAPAAHLHGYLGYDGEAPTELIAAGRAELRRYGGEILTGRVDAVDRDADGFGLDAGGVTVRARRVVAATGVADELPAIEGIARHWGKTVIHCPFCHGYEVRGQGLVQVVTHPAGLHPARLFAHLSDRFTLVISADFEVDTDEVAAFEVGGTHVLRGNVRRIINGPNETIAAVELTDGRRIAADAVVVTTYLRPRIEPFSGLGLTAEPHPIGVADVVATDPTGETSVDGLYAAGNLTDPSQQVLAAAADGSYVGAMVALDLATRDRATACRRSPAEAEWNARYSGDEVWSGAPNGTLVAEIARMTPGRVLDLGAGEGGDSLWLAERGWDVTATDVAQAGLDRLASKATTRGADIRCVTADANARHAFGDDTYDLVSLFYSAIPRTGDDRAIANIMNAVAPGGTLLMVGHAAPRPGAPTRDDGHIAAWDRASYVGVDHVETAIRSTPGWTVVTSEVRERPPGSSTHHHHDQDVVFRAQRDDA